A segment of the Niveibacterium umoris genome:
CACGCCCCGATTTTAGAGTCAGCACCGCTAAAACAGATAAAACACGGTGAGAAGCATGCTGCATATCGAAAGCCGCCCGGAACGTTCCCGCGCACGAGACCTGCAGGTCCGCCTGGCGACCTGCGAAACTGAAGTCCGCGAGGCGCAGAAGCTGCGCTGGCGCGTCTTCGCCGATGAAATGGGCGCCCGCCTCAATTCCCGCGAACCGGGGGTGGATCGCGACCATTTCGACCCCTTCTGCGAACACCTGATCGTGCGCGACGAGGCCGCCGGCCGCATCGTTGGCACCTACCGCATCCTCACGCCGGCCGCCGCGCGCCGCGTGGGCAGCTATTACTCGGAAACCGAGTTTGACCTGACGCGTTTCCACCTGATCCGCGACCGCCTGGTCGAGATCGGGCGCTCCTGCATCGATCCGGATTACCGCAGCGGTGCGGTGATCGCGCTGCTGTGGTCGGGCTTGGCGCGCTTCATGCAGGAAAACGGCTACGAGTACCTGATGGGCTGCGCCAGCATCAGCATGGCCGATGGTGGCCACGCCGCGGCCGCGATCTACGACCAGC
Coding sequences within it:
- a CDS encoding GNAT family N-acetyltransferase yields the protein MLHIESRPERSRARDLQVRLATCETEVREAQKLRWRVFADEMGARLNSREPGVDRDHFDPFCEHLIVRDEAAGRIVGTYRILTPAAARRVGSYYSETEFDLTRFHLIRDRLVEIGRSCIDPDYRSGAVIALLWSGLARFMQENGYEYLMGCASISMADGGHAAAAIYDQLAEHQAPAEWRGFPRVRLPLEALRNGQPAEMPPLIKGYMRAGAMVCGEPAWDPDFNTADLLLLLSMGQTDARYARHFIGSRGE